The following are from one region of the Gammaproteobacteria bacterium genome:
- a CDS encoding CNP1-like family protein gives MRRLLILLICTALLPACANPPFKDEFESDKPWIEQMTQLPAYPEVKNLLAFDAGAVTSNQYLVDTTSIKIGQDDVIRFTLVVKSSSGAMNVSYEGIRCATSERKLYALGRDDKTWVQPRISEWQKLDIVRQFYAQRELAKNIFCPHQQIVGSTEEAIQALKAGMHRSIFR, from the coding sequence CTGCGACGCCTATTGATCCTTTTGATTTGCACAGCGCTTTTGCCTGCTTGCGCGAATCCACCCTTCAAGGATGAATTCGAAAGCGACAAACCTTGGATCGAGCAAATGACGCAGCTTCCCGCTTACCCGGAAGTGAAGAATCTGTTGGCATTTGACGCCGGTGCGGTAACCAGCAATCAATATCTGGTTGATACAACCTCCATCAAAATCGGTCAGGATGATGTCATCCGCTTTACGCTGGTGGTCAAATCATCATCGGGTGCGATGAATGTCAGCTATGAGGGTATCCGTTGCGCCACCAGCGAGAGAAAGCTCTACGCGCTCGGGCGCGACGATAAAACCTGGGTACAGCCTCGCATATCGGAGTGGCAAAAACTTGATATAGTGCGGCAATTCTATGCGCAACGTGAACTCGCCAAAAATATTTTTTGCCCCCATCAGCAAATCGTCGGCAGTACCGAAGAAGCCATTCAAGCATTGAAAGCCGGCATGCACCGCAGCATTTTCCGCTAA